One Deinococcus yavapaiensis KR-236 DNA segment encodes these proteins:
- a CDS encoding AAA family ATPase → MIDTITLQGFKSFAERARVEFDGGITAIVGPNGSGKSNVVEAIRWATHAARARELRAGKSTELIFHGSSAKAPLGFAEVTLELSGASVGRLGIARRVYRDGAAEQDLGGKPVRARDVHAALRGSGLGPGGLAVIGQGEVGSVVTADARALLGFLEEAAGLSAASSARDETVARLAEADEAFERAKLLEDEVSARVERLARDAESARRHRAWTLRSLALEDALERSRSEALQREVASLRTREVDLTGASEALAAELAEAQRLSEGVREALAAALLERAEHRQELELERAAHDAARSAADLLARLDAESRRLQSERAELATAPPERAAPNVEALEADVKRARDEATRAERFVRLAEEQAATARSAHARATERRARDEARLATLNAELERAELVLLDARGRSEAASIALQSARSKREAHDSRVTGVTSALEELAARLRALDAEAKALQAAREPLKRELARLESALSSYARFGEGPRNALRSGLPGIVGAVSDLLIVPREYETAVTAALGRRLEQVVVEDADVARDVVEHLRRVGGRATLLPLDLLRVRPRRDGPLARDSAVLGNLADLCPSDPAVLSEYLLADTLLVRDLGSATRLARAHASRPRLVTLDGDVLESGGAVTGGRLRDAGMSVLADQRRSTELTAELQDGDARSRQLESEASRARVDFAALEVAVGDARRERDEAVRAERDAERRANEDAAAVKAATATLNALRARLAPNDDAREETLPDLGGIEADLASARGDAERARERERSLLAELGGARELAAAWRAHTLAVSRLETLDARHATVLAEREAAARRSGDAHAAWQERRANLQAFDGARVERLERERTESSNRLSNLLARQNKLRADLEETRLTLARRSAAVEEGVPGAILPGLAKAWSAELATLRRDLDALGLVNARAEVEHAEECARLEASRAQREEACEAAEEVRSALHALERDTQARLGVAFSRVERSFSSYAAELLGGVGELHAERDDRHFLVGVRLSVQPRGKRTRAMNLLSAGERTMAGLAFLFALGHAAEERGLPLAVLDEVDAPLDEANIRRFTRFLEVFAARGTQFILVTHQKATMEVASSLWGVTTDASGASRVLSIRSSAELSA, encoded by the coding sequence ATGATCGATACGATCACCCTGCAAGGATTCAAGAGTTTCGCGGAGCGCGCCCGAGTGGAGTTCGACGGAGGCATCACCGCCATCGTCGGTCCGAACGGCAGCGGCAAGAGCAACGTCGTGGAAGCGATTCGCTGGGCGACGCACGCCGCGCGCGCACGCGAGTTGCGCGCCGGGAAGTCGACCGAGCTGATCTTTCACGGCTCGTCCGCCAAGGCGCCGCTTGGCTTCGCCGAGGTGACCTTGGAACTCAGCGGCGCGTCCGTCGGGCGCCTCGGCATCGCGCGGCGCGTTTACCGTGACGGCGCCGCCGAGCAAGACCTCGGCGGAAAGCCCGTGCGCGCGCGCGACGTGCACGCCGCCCTTCGTGGAAGCGGCCTCGGACCCGGCGGCTTGGCGGTCATCGGGCAAGGCGAGGTCGGTAGCGTCGTCACGGCGGACGCCCGCGCCCTGCTGGGCTTTTTGGAGGAAGCGGCCGGTTTGAGCGCCGCTTCCTCCGCGCGCGACGAGACGGTCGCCCGACTGGCCGAGGCCGACGAGGCGTTCGAGCGCGCGAAGCTGCTGGAAGACGAGGTGAGCGCCCGCGTGGAACGCCTCGCGCGCGACGCGGAGTCGGCGAGGCGCCACCGTGCATGGACGCTTCGCTCGCTCGCCTTGGAGGACGCGCTCGAGCGATCGCGCTCGGAGGCGTTGCAGCGCGAGGTCGCGTCCCTGCGGACGCGCGAGGTGGACTTGACGGGCGCCTCCGAAGCCCTCGCCGCCGAACTCGCCGAAGCGCAACGTCTTTCCGAGGGAGTGCGCGAGGCGCTCGCGGCCGCGTTGCTGGAGCGCGCCGAGCACCGCCAAGAATTGGAGTTGGAACGCGCCGCGCACGACGCCGCGCGTTCCGCCGCCGACTTGCTGGCCCGACTCGACGCCGAGAGCCGCCGCCTGCAATCGGAACGCGCCGAGCTTGCCACCGCGCCGCCAGAGCGCGCGGCGCCGAACGTCGAGGCGTTGGAGGCGGACGTGAAGCGCGCGCGCGACGAGGCGACGCGCGCGGAACGCTTCGTGCGTCTCGCCGAAGAGCAAGCGGCCACGGCACGCTCGGCGCACGCCCGAGCGACCGAGCGCCGAGCGCGCGACGAAGCTCGGCTGGCCACGCTGAACGCCGAACTCGAACGCGCCGAGCTCGTCTTGCTGGACGCACGCGGACGCTCGGAAGCCGCTTCGATCGCGCTTCAAAGTGCGCGTTCGAAGCGCGAGGCGCACGACTCGCGAGTCACCGGGGTGACGTCCGCCCTCGAAGAACTCGCCGCTCGGTTGCGCGCGCTCGACGCCGAAGCGAAGGCGCTTCAAGCGGCGCGCGAACCTTTGAAGCGCGAGCTCGCCCGTCTCGAGAGCGCGTTGTCGAGTTACGCACGCTTCGGCGAAGGGCCGCGCAACGCGTTGCGCAGCGGCTTGCCGGGCATCGTCGGTGCGGTCTCGGACTTGCTGATCGTGCCGCGCGAGTACGAGACGGCCGTCACGGCGGCCTTGGGCCGCCGCTTGGAGCAAGTCGTGGTGGAGGACGCGGACGTCGCCCGCGACGTCGTGGAGCACTTGCGCCGCGTGGGCGGCCGAGCGACGTTGCTGCCGCTCGACTTGCTGCGCGTTCGTCCTCGCCGCGACGGTCCACTCGCGCGAGACTCGGCGGTTCTCGGCAACCTCGCCGATTTATGCCCGAGCGATCCGGCGGTGCTGTCCGAGTATCTGCTCGCCGACACGCTGCTCGTGCGCGATCTCGGCAGCGCGACGCGCCTCGCGCGCGCTCATGCCTCCCGGCCGCGCCTCGTGACGCTCGACGGGGACGTGCTGGAGTCGGGCGGCGCCGTCACGGGCGGTCGCTTGCGGGACGCGGGCATGAGCGTCCTCGCCGATCAACGCCGCTCGACCGAACTCACAGCGGAACTGCAAGACGGCGACGCGCGGTCACGGCAACTCGAGAGCGAGGCCAGCCGCGCTCGCGTGGACTTCGCCGCGCTGGAGGTCGCCGTGGGCGACGCTCGGCGCGAACGCGACGAGGCGGTGCGCGCAGAGCGTGACGCGGAACGCCGAGCGAACGAGGACGCGGCGGCGGTCAAGGCCGCCACGGCGACGCTGAACGCCTTGCGCGCGCGCCTCGCCCCGAACGACGACGCGCGCGAGGAGACCTTGCCCGACCTCGGCGGCATCGAGGCCGACCTCGCGTCCGCACGAGGCGACGCGGAACGGGCCCGCGAGCGCGAGCGTTCGCTGCTGGCCGAACTCGGTGGCGCGCGCGAGCTCGCCGCCGCTTGGCGAGCGCACACCCTCGCCGTGTCGCGCCTCGAGACGCTCGACGCGCGACACGCCACCGTCCTCGCCGAGCGGGAAGCGGCGGCGAGGCGCTCAGGGGACGCGCACGCCGCGTGGCAGGAGCGTCGCGCGAACCTCCAAGCGTTCGACGGGGCGCGCGTCGAACGCTTGGAGCGCGAGCGGACCGAGTCGTCGAACCGCCTCTCGAACCTGTTGGCGCGGCAGAACAAGTTGCGCGCGGACCTCGAGGAGACGCGCCTCACGCTCGCTCGCCGTTCGGCCGCCGTGGAGGAGGGCGTGCCGGGCGCCATCCTTCCGGGGCTCGCGAAAGCGTGGAGCGCCGAACTCGCGACGTTGCGGCGTGACCTCGACGCGTTGGGTCTCGTGAACGCCCGAGCGGAAGTCGAGCATGCCGAGGAGTGCGCGCGCCTCGAAGCGTCGCGGGCGCAACGCGAGGAAGCGTGCGAAGCCGCCGAGGAAGTCAGAAGCGCTCTTCACGCGTTGGAGCGCGACACGCAAGCGCGCCTGGGCGTGGCCTTCTCGCGCGTGGAGCGGTCCTTCTCGTCATACGCGGCCGAGTTGCTGGGAGGCGTGGGCGAACTGCACGCGGAGCGCGACGATCGCCATTTCCTGGTCGGCGTGCGGCTCAGCGTGCAGCCCCGAGGAAAGCGGACGCGGGCGATGAACTTGTTGTCGGCGGGCGAGCGGACGATGGCGGGGCTCGCCTTCCTGTTCGCGCTCGGGCACGCGGCGGAAGAGCGTGGCTTGCCGCTCGCCGTACTCGACGAGGTGGACGCGCCGCTCGACGAAGCGAACATCCGGCGCTTCACGCGTTTTCTGGAGGTGTTCGCCGCGCGCGGTACGCAGTTCATCCTCGTGACGCACCAAAAGGCGACGATGGAGGTGGCGAGCTCGCTGTGGGGTGTGACGACGGACGCGAGCGGCGCGTCGCGCGTGCTGAGCATCCGCTCGAGCGCGGAATTGAGCGCTTGA